The genomic stretch ATGTTTCAAATGTCCTGATGCCTCTTTCACAGAGAATAACATCCCTGTTTCCATTCGAAAGGATATACTCTGCTGCAAGAAGAAACTCCTCAATCTTTGCCGACATCCCCCTTTTTAGTAGAATTGGCTTTTTTATCTTGCCAGCAGCTTCAAGTAAGGAAAAATTCTGCATATTTCTTGCACCAATTTGAACTATGTCAGCATACTCTGAAACAAGTTCAAGCTGTTCAATAGACATTGCTTCTGTAACAATCGGTAAACCAAATTTCTCCTTTGCCTCCCTTAAATATAGAAGTCCCTCCTTTCCCAAACCTCTAAAGCTATAAGGTGAGGTCCTTGGCTTAAATGCCCCTCCTCTTAAAATCTTTGCACCAGAATCCTTAACTACCCTTGCTATATTCAGTATCTGTTCCCTTCCCTCAACAGAACATGGACCAGCCATCACGACAACTCCCTTTCCACCTATCTCAACACCGTCAACTTCAACAACTGTGTCTTTCTTTTTAAACTCTCTGCTCGCTAACTTAAATGGTTTTAGAATTCTTATAGCCTCCTCCACACCTTTTACATTTAACCAGTATTCCCTATCCTTTGCCCTTGAATCTCCTATGAGTCCTATTATTGTTCTCTCCTCACCCCTTGAAATATGTGGAGTTAAACC from Caldisericia bacterium encodes the following:
- the aroF gene encoding 3-deoxy-7-phosphoheptulonate synthase, encoding MILILERNLKEEEIQRIVEKVKEAGLTPHISRGEERTIIGLIGDSRAKDREYWLNVKGVEEAIRILKPFKLASREFKKKDTVVEVDGVEIGGKGVVVMAGPCSVEGREQILNIARVVKDSGAKILRGGAFKPRTSPYSFRGLGKEGLLYLREAKEKFGLPIVTEAMSIEQLELVSEYADIVQIGARNMQNFSLLEAAGKIKKPILLKRGMSAKIEEFLLAAEYILSNGNRDVILCERGIRTFETYTRNTLDISAIPILKSITHLPVVVDPSHATGKRELVIPVSLASIAAGADGLLVEVHHEPEKALSDGFQSLYPHQFKELMRKGKVISEAIGRFIL